The following are from one region of the Desulfonatronum thiosulfatophilum genome:
- a CDS encoding glutamate synthase-related protein, with translation MSHPVQLSRPDAALCEERDACAIIAFVDKRGRMTHANVVRTIEALKKMAHRSGDINDEGDGCGIMTDIPRELWSHRLHEAGLSPHLAESSGFFVGHFLLPHRIRERAEEICDKIRHIFALRGLDLLLELRGKTNDAELGPMARAETPLFWQVAGLVKQEVRITTGQLLFKVVQELEAMEPDLHVASLSQDTVVYKVRGGPDLLQRVYPELRDPATRSKICLGHSRYSTNTLPTVERTQPFSILAHNGEINTIERLRGASRNLGIDPVLGGSDSQDLNRCIEGLIHRFGFELIEAFAMLFPAVHSEVEQYPEDLRKVYETYRWLFPPSAQGPAAIVARHGDVCIGSVDALGLRPLWFGESDYNYYLSSEKGVVDLEDTASDPIPLAPGEKMAILSVSGRRAVVFNYRAYQRRLVRLMQGRSALQERVRAYYRDIPEQKGELVRLEDLFDDGLPRMTPTEMTRDNVLAAFGWHKYDVDMRKKTATIGGAVIGSMGYQGPLACLSGEGLPNISEYFKENVAVVTNPAIDREREADHFTTRCILGDRPEMGSRERSGAVGLELRTPLLLGGCLDSQVCGSALSTLAAEFGTQTMDAVLSFFTAQGRDPGRVAILDATFDPRGDLPSRLDDLCDEAHTAINNGAVLLILDDSRSFSDGRVFLDPGLALAVMGNFLEEHRLRRRCSLIVRSAAVRNLHDVMFLIGLGADAINPYLIWRMARLHATESRPAETVIRTTMDVLQKGMEKVMSTMGIHELCGYGRIFSSIGLADDLAALFKCQNFCRSADTGLSMARMAETAHIRLAKATDQVPAPLWSTPPRNAMVGKILRRTATGVVGFREMAQELTALERENPVALRHVLGFVRPAEHAHPLVMREVDISIGNHAMPLFIPAMSFGSQGESSFRAYAEAAKILNIICMNGEGGEIPDMLGKYRHNRGQQIASGRFGVHMAFLNSADFLEIKVGQGAKPGEGGHLPGQKVTAMVAEARHCKPGIPLISPSNHHDIYSIEDLEQIITELKTANPTARISVKIPVTSGVGTIAVGVAKAGADIVAVSGFDGGTGAAREHSKKYVGLPAEIGVAYAHRALVESGLRSNVELWADGGLRSGADALKMIFLGAERVGLGTVALMGVGCISCRRCHLDACPRGISTQLRTREDALARGVKGFSPMDVAAETDNLVRLLACIGEEMRAILADLGVARLRDVVGRTDLLTQISHKEAVALDDILAKPAMDGSCGPAGALRIVRKPLNYLTKLVAHISLSEFDEEQTREVRYTDQYVRSVDRAMGTYLAGAVVRQFGDAGERKARLRLDSSVPGNGLCAFNIPGIEVMVDGGAQDGTAKGSFGGACGVFKGANLLGRRVDGSTGKSFAYGAIGGMLMVQNYADSRACIRMSGADAVFGARITARVRDEEGNLAVRAHLKGFAFEYMTGGRVVVLGDPGPWICSGMTGGVIYQCLYPEFGFEETSLYRRMARGADVTVRPADEKALGDIRELLGRYVTELRSTFQEEEALEVERLMAEAETRFVSIIPVEKKPTKAE, from the coding sequence GTGTCCCATCCCGTCCAACTTTCAAGACCTGACGCGGCTCTTTGTGAAGAGCGCGATGCGTGCGCCATTATCGCTTTCGTTGACAAACGCGGCCGGATGACCCACGCCAACGTGGTCCGAACCATCGAGGCCTTGAAAAAAATGGCGCATCGTTCCGGCGACATTAATGACGAAGGGGACGGTTGCGGAATCATGACCGACATTCCGCGTGAGCTTTGGAGCCACAGGCTGCACGAAGCCGGATTGTCGCCGCACCTGGCCGAATCCAGCGGTTTTTTCGTCGGCCATTTCCTCTTGCCGCACCGAATCCGCGAGCGAGCAGAAGAAATATGCGATAAGATCCGCCATATCTTTGCCTTGCGCGGTCTGGATCTGCTTTTGGAGTTGCGAGGTAAAACCAACGACGCGGAACTGGGTCCCATGGCCAGGGCCGAAACGCCGCTGTTCTGGCAGGTGGCCGGTCTTGTGAAACAGGAAGTGCGCATCACCACCGGCCAACTTCTGTTCAAAGTCGTGCAGGAGCTGGAAGCCATGGAGCCTGACCTGCATGTGGCCTCATTGTCTCAGGACACTGTGGTCTACAAGGTTCGGGGTGGTCCGGATCTGCTGCAGAGAGTCTATCCGGAGCTGCGCGATCCAGCTACCCGCTCCAAAATTTGTCTGGGACACAGCAGGTATTCCACCAACACCCTGCCCACGGTGGAACGGACGCAACCTTTCTCCATTCTGGCCCACAACGGTGAAATCAACACCATCGAACGACTGCGAGGCGCGTCCCGAAACCTGGGGATCGATCCGGTACTTGGCGGCAGCGATTCCCAGGATCTGAACCGGTGCATCGAAGGCCTGATCCATCGCTTTGGGTTCGAACTTATCGAAGCCTTTGCCATGCTGTTCCCGGCGGTGCACAGCGAGGTGGAGCAGTATCCCGAAGACTTGCGCAAGGTTTATGAAACCTACCGCTGGCTGTTTCCGCCTTCGGCCCAGGGACCGGCCGCCATTGTCGCCCGGCATGGCGACGTCTGCATCGGCAGCGTGGACGCTCTGGGATTGCGTCCGCTTTGGTTCGGAGAAAGCGACTACAACTATTATCTGTCATCGGAAAAGGGCGTCGTGGATCTGGAGGATACGGCTTCAGATCCCATCCCCCTGGCTCCGGGCGAAAAAATGGCGATCCTGTCCGTTTCAGGACGCAGGGCCGTGGTCTTCAACTACCGGGCCTATCAGCGTCGCCTGGTTCGCTTGATGCAGGGCCGAAGCGCGCTTCAGGAGCGTGTGCGGGCGTACTACCGCGATATACCTGAGCAGAAGGGAGAGTTGGTCCGCTTGGAGGATCTGTTTGACGATGGTCTGCCGCGCATGACGCCTACGGAAATGACCCGGGATAATGTTCTGGCGGCCTTTGGCTGGCACAAGTACGACGTGGATATGCGCAAGAAGACCGCAACCATCGGCGGAGCGGTCATCGGTTCCATGGGCTACCAGGGTCCGCTGGCCTGCCTCAGCGGTGAGGGCCTGCCGAACATATCCGAGTATTTCAAGGAAAACGTGGCCGTGGTTACCAATCCGGCCATCGACCGGGAGCGGGAAGCGGACCACTTCACAACCCGCTGCATCCTTGGTGATCGTCCGGAAATGGGCAGCCGGGAGCGTTCCGGCGCCGTAGGGCTGGAACTGCGGACACCGCTGTTGCTTGGCGGATGTCTGGACAGTCAGGTTTGCGGCTCGGCTCTTTCGACACTGGCCGCGGAATTCGGCACGCAAACCATGGATGCGGTGCTCTCGTTTTTTACGGCCCAAGGCCGTGATCCCGGGCGGGTGGCCATCCTGGACGCCACCTTTGATCCGCGGGGCGACCTCCCATCGCGTCTTGACGATCTATGCGACGAGGCCCACACGGCCATCAACAACGGGGCAGTCCTGCTGATCCTGGATGATTCGCGGAGTTTTTCCGATGGTCGGGTCTTTCTCGATCCGGGTCTGGCCCTGGCCGTGATGGGCAACTTCCTGGAGGAGCATCGCCTGCGGCGGCGTTGCTCACTCATCGTGCGCAGCGCCGCGGTGCGCAATCTGCACGATGTTATGTTCCTGATCGGCCTGGGCGCGGATGCGATCAATCCCTACCTGATCTGGCGCATGGCCAGGCTGCACGCCACCGAATCCCGTCCGGCCGAAACGGTGATCCGAACCACCATGGACGTCCTCCAAAAAGGCATGGAAAAGGTGATGTCCACCATGGGCATCCATGAACTGTGCGGTTACGGCAGGATTTTCTCCTCCATCGGGTTGGCCGACGATCTGGCCGCGCTGTTCAAGTGTCAAAACTTCTGCCGTTCCGCGGATACGGGTCTGTCCATGGCCCGCATGGCGGAGACGGCTCACATCCGTCTGGCCAAGGCCACGGATCAGGTGCCGGCTCCGCTCTGGAGCACTCCGCCCAGAAATGCCATGGTCGGAAAGATCTTGCGCCGGACCGCCACCGGCGTGGTCGGCTTCCGGGAGATGGCCCAGGAACTGACCGCTCTAGAACGGGAGAATCCCGTGGCCTTGCGCCATGTCCTGGGTTTTGTCCGTCCCGCGGAGCACGCGCATCCCCTTGTCATGCGGGAGGTGGACATCAGTATCGGCAATCACGCCATGCCGTTGTTCATTCCGGCCATGAGCTTCGGTTCTCAGGGCGAAAGCTCCTTCCGGGCTTATGCCGAGGCGGCGAAAATCCTGAACATCATCTGTATGAACGGCGAAGGCGGAGAAATTCCGGACATGCTCGGCAAGTACCGCCATAACCGCGGTCAGCAGATCGCATCGGGGCGGTTCGGCGTGCACATGGCTTTCCTGAATTCCGCTGATTTTTTGGAAATCAAGGTCGGACAGGGCGCCAAGCCCGGCGAGGGAGGGCATCTGCCCGGGCAGAAGGTGACGGCCATGGTGGCGGAGGCCAGGCACTGCAAGCCTGGGATTCCTCTGATTTCGCCTTCCAACCATCACGACATCTATTCCATCGAGGACCTGGAGCAGATCATCACCGAACTGAAAACGGCCAACCCTACAGCCCGGATTTCCGTAAAGATTCCGGTGACCAGCGGTGTCGGCACCATTGCCGTGGGCGTCGCAAAGGCCGGGGCGGACATTGTCGCCGTTTCCGGTTTCGACGGAGGTACGGGGGCGGCCCGGGAGCACAGCAAGAAATATGTCGGCTTGCCCGCGGAGATCGGCGTTGCCTACGCGCACCGGGCCCTGGTGGAGTCGGGCTTGCGCAGTAATGTCGAACTGTGGGCCGACGGCGGGCTGCGCAGCGGAGCAGATGCCTTGAAAATGATATTCCTCGGTGCGGAACGGGTGGGCTTGGGCACGGTGGCCTTGATGGGCGTTGGCTGCATCAGCTGCCGGCGCTGCCACCTGGACGCCTGCCCTCGCGGCATTTCCACCCAGTTGCGGACCAGGGAGGATGCCCTGGCCAGGGGCGTCAAGGGCTTCTCGCCCATGGACGTGGCCGCGGAGACGGACAACCTGGTCCGGCTGCTGGCCTGCATCGGCGAGGAGATGCGCGCGATCCTGGCGGATCTCGGCGTAGCCCGCCTGCGGGACGTGGTCGGGCGGACGGACCTGCTGACCCAGATCTCCCACAAGGAGGCCGTGGCCCTGGATGATATCCTGGCCAAACCGGCCATGGACGGATCGTGCGGTCCGGCAGGCGCGTTGCGGATCGTCCGCAAGCCCCTGAACTATCTGACTAAGCTCGTTGCGCATATCTCTCTGTCCGAATTTGACGAGGAACAGACCCGCGAGGTGCGGTATACGGATCAGTACGTGCGCAGCGTGGACCGGGCCATGGGCACCTATCTTGCCGGTGCCGTTGTCCGGCAATTCGGCGATGCCGGCGAGCGCAAAGCCCGGCTGCGGCTGGACTCCTCGGTGCCGGGCAACGGCCTGTGTGCCTTCAACATCCCGGGCATCGAGGTGATGGTGGACGGCGGAGCCCAGGACGGCACGGCCAAGGGAAGCTTCGGCGGCGCGTGCGGGGTGTTCAAGGGCGCCAACCTGCTGGGTCGTCGCGTGGACGGCTCCACGGGCAAGAGCTTTGCCTACGGGGCCATTGGCGGGATGCTCATGGTCCAGAACTATGCCGACTCCCGGGCCTGCATCCGGATGTCCGGGGCGGACGCCGTGTTCGGGGCGCGAATCACCGCGCGAGTTCGCGACGAAGAGGGCAATCTGGCTGTCCGGGCTCACCTGAAAGGCTTTGCCTTCGAGTACATGACCGGGGGGCGGGTAGTGGTCCTGGGCGATCCGGGGCCATGGATCTGTTCGGGGATGACCGGCGGCGTGATCTATCAATGCCTGTACCCGGAGTTCGGTTTCGAAGAGACGTCGCTATATCGCCGAATGGCCCGCGGAGCTGACGTGACGGTCCGTCCCGCGGATGAAAAAGCCCTGGGGGACATCCGAGAATTGCTGGGCAGGTATGTGACTGAATTGCGATCAACTTTTCAGGAAGAAGAAGCCCTGGAGGTTGAACGACTGATGGCTGAAGCCGAAACTCGCTTCGTGTCCATCATTCCTGTTGAAAAAAAGCCGACCAAGGCTGAGTAG
- a CDS encoding ribonuclease H-like domain-containing protein, with protein sequence MLINTFCHIPRIGNIKERKIWEAGIPTWKDALSNGQKYPKLLSKTALQTLEESTERLHYGEADWFAQCLPKTETWRLCSHFGDKAAFVDIETTNDDGEIRITTIALYDGKRLRTYVQGRNLESFCDDIQEYSLLVTFNGRCFDGPIIERELQAQLPKAHVDLRFVLRSVGITGGLKACERRLGLSRDELEGLDGYFAVLLWHEYQTTGDERALETLLAYNAADVLSMPVLLAHAYEAKLMETPFHGTPVTCPKIAENPHHPHEEIIQRIRKRFGLRFLSQWGDHSKG encoded by the coding sequence ATGCTCATCAATACATTCTGCCACATCCCGCGCATCGGTAATATCAAGGAGCGAAAAATCTGGGAGGCCGGAATTCCGACCTGGAAGGATGCCCTGAGCAACGGTCAAAAATATCCGAAACTGCTCTCCAAGACTGCCCTGCAAACATTGGAAGAATCCACCGAACGCTTACATTACGGCGAGGCGGACTGGTTCGCCCAATGCCTGCCCAAAACGGAAACTTGGCGGCTTTGCTCCCACTTCGGCGACAAGGCGGCCTTCGTAGATATCGAAACCACAAATGATGACGGAGAGATCCGGATCACGACCATCGCCCTCTATGACGGCAAGCGGCTGCGCACCTATGTCCAGGGCCGCAATCTGGAGTCATTCTGCGATGATATCCAGGAATATTCCCTGCTGGTCACCTTCAATGGACGGTGCTTCGATGGTCCGATTATCGAACGCGAACTCCAGGCGCAACTGCCCAAAGCCCATGTGGATCTTCGCTTTGTATTGCGTTCCGTCGGGATAACCGGGGGGCTGAAGGCCTGTGAACGTCGTCTGGGGTTGAGTCGGGATGAACTGGAAGGATTGGACGGATATTTTGCCGTGCTGCTCTGGCACGAATACCAGACCACCGGTGATGAACGGGCCCTGGAAACGTTATTGGCCTATAACGCCGCGGATGTTCTCTCCATGCCCGTTCTGCTGGCACACGCCTATGAGGCCAAACTCATGGAAACGCCGTTCCATGGAACACCCGTAACCTGCCCGAAAATAGCGGAAAATCCCCATCACCCCCATGAAGAGATCATTCAGCGCATCCGCAAGCGCTTTGGCCTGCGCTTTCTCTCCCAATGGGGGGATCACAGCAAGGGGTAA
- a CDS encoding ATP-binding protein, producing the protein YGKPKLLIIDEIGYLPFETNAAHLFFQLASRRYERGSLLLTSNRSVGEWGEVFGDAVVATAILDRVLHHSHVVTIRGESYRLREKRRSGMKTVMTAAPSTQTQGGQF; encoded by the coding sequence ATTATGGCAAACCAAAACTGCTGATCATTGACGAAATCGGCTACCTTCCGTTCGAGACCAATGCTGCTCACTTGTTCTTTCAACTGGCATCACGTCGCTACGAGCGTGGCAGCTTGTTGCTGACCAGCAACCGCAGCGTCGGCGAATGGGGAGAGGTTTTCGGCGATGCCGTGGTGGCGACAGCCATACTCGACCGGGTACTGCACCACAGCCATGTGGTCACCATCCGCGGTGAGAGCTATCGGCTACGAGAGAAACGACGTTCCGGCATGAAAACGGTGATGACTGCGGCACCGTCAACCCAAACCCAGGGGGGTCAATTCTAA
- the htpX gene encoding protease HtpX, whose amino-acid sequence MKRIALFLITNIAVILVLSVVLSLLGFTGILDETGVGLDYGSLLLFAAVFGFGGSFISLAMSKWMAKRMTGAQVITTPRNQAEAWLVETVKSQAARAGIGMPEVAIFDQDTPNAFATGMTKNSSLVAVSTGLMRTMNKDEVEAVLAHEVSHIANGDMVTLTLIQGVVNTFVIFISRVVGYFVDRVILKNEEGLGIGFFVTSIVAQIVFGILASTIVFWFSRQREFRADAGGAKLAGREKMISALEKLRKSMTEPLPEQMSSFGISGKTGDHGLKMLFMTHPPLEHRIAALQGKSIQ is encoded by the coding sequence ATGAAAAGAATTGCACTTTTTCTGATTACAAACATTGCCGTCATTCTTGTCCTCAGTGTCGTTTTGTCTCTGTTGGGATTCACCGGCATTCTCGACGAAACCGGCGTCGGCCTTGATTACGGCAGCCTGTTGCTGTTTGCCGCTGTATTCGGTTTTGGAGGTTCATTCATCTCCCTGGCCATGTCCAAGTGGATGGCGAAACGGATGACCGGAGCCCAGGTCATCACCACGCCGCGCAACCAGGCTGAAGCATGGCTGGTGGAAACCGTGAAGTCCCAGGCCGCCCGGGCCGGCATCGGCATGCCTGAAGTCGCCATATTCGATCAGGACACTCCCAACGCCTTTGCCACCGGCATGACCAAGAACAGCTCACTGGTCGCGGTCAGCACGGGCTTGATGCGGACCATGAACAAGGACGAGGTCGAGGCTGTCCTGGCTCATGAAGTCAGCCACATCGCCAATGGCGACATGGTCACCCTGACCCTGATCCAGGGCGTGGTCAACACCTTCGTCATCTTCATTTCCCGCGTCGTGGGCTACTTTGTGGACCGCGTGATTCTCAAGAACGAGGAAGGGTTGGGAATCGGCTTTTTCGTCACCAGCATCGTGGCCCAAATCGTTTTCGGCATCCTGGCCAGCACCATTGTGTTCTGGTTCAGCCGGCAACGTGAATTCCGGGCGGACGCCGGCGGCGCCAAGCTGGCCGGACGTGAAAAGATGATCTCGGCTTTGGAAAAGCTGCGCAAGAGCATGACGGAACCTTTGCCGGAACAGATGAGCTCCTTCGGAATCAGCGGCAAGACCGGCGACCACGGTTTGAAAATGCTGTTCATGACCCACCCGCCCCTGGAACACCGCATTGCCGCTTTGCAGGGCAAAAGCATCCAATAG